One genomic window of Cheilinus undulatus linkage group 7, ASM1832078v1, whole genome shotgun sequence includes the following:
- the LOC121511741 gene encoding LOW QUALITY PROTEIN: uncharacterized protein LOC121511741 (The sequence of the model RefSeq protein was modified relative to this genomic sequence to represent the inferred CDS: substituted 3 bases at 3 genomic stop codons), with protein MGPHSGSCFYHSSAAHTSDPENLIRIACSSEQSTLTRTEHAQVNRARSQEQSTLTPSLVQYGPAQYGLVQYGLVLFHWAQYCLVQYGLVQYGLVLYGLVLYHSAQYSLVXYGRVLYGLVQYGLVPYGLVQYGLVLYHPARYGLVQYGLVLYHPAQYGLVQXGLVQYSLVLYGLVHYSLVQYGLVQYGLVQYSLVQNSLVQYGPAQYGLVHYGLVLYGLVQYGLVQYGLVQYGLVQYGLVQYSLVQYCPTQYSLVQYDLVQYGLSGQYHPAQYSLVQYGLVQYLPAQYALVHYGLVLYHLVQYGLILYPPAQYDLVQYGLVQHGLVQYCLVQYGLVQYGLVQYGLAQYGLVHYSLVQYLPAQYGLVHYGLVQYGLFQYGLVQYGLVHYGLVLYHPAQYGLVQYGLVQYGLFQYGLVQCAMVQYGLVQYGLVQSGLVQYGLVQYGLVQYGLVQYGLVQYSLVQYGLVQYGLVQYGLVQYGLVQYSLVQYHPAQYGLVQYGLVQYSPTQYGLVQYGLVQYGLVHYSLVQYSLVQYGLVQYGLVQYGLVQYGLVQYSLVLYCLVLYHSAQYSLVQYGLVLYDLAQYGLVQYGPFQYRLVQHSLVLYHPARYGLYRLVLYGLVQYCLVQYGLVQYGLVQYGLAQYGLVHYSLVQYLPAQYGLVHYGLVQYGLFQYGLVQYGLVHYGLVLYHPAQYGLVQYGLVQYGLFQYGLVQCAMVQYGLVQYGLVQSGLVQYGLVQYGLVQYGLVQYGLVQYSLVQYGLVQYGLVQYGLVQYGLVQYSLVQYHPAQYGLVQYGLVQYSPTQYGLVQYGLVQYGLYGLVQYSLVLYCLVLYHSAQYSLVQYGLVLYDLAQYGLVQYGLVLYHPARYGLVQYGPFQYRLVQHSLVLYHPARYGLYRLVLYGLVQYLPAQYALVHYGLVLYHLAQYDLVQYGLVQYGLVQYCLVQYGLVQYGLVQYSLVQYSLVQYCPNQYGLVHYGLVQCLPAQYSLVHYGLVLYHLVQYGLILYPPAQYDLVQYGLVQHGLVQYCLVQYGLVQYGLVQYGLAQYGLVHYSLVQYLPAQYGLVHYGLVQYGLFQYGLVQYGLVHYGLVLYHPAQYGLVQYGLVQYGLFQYGLVQCALVQYGLVQYGLVQSGLVQYGLVQYGLVQYGLVQYGLVQYSLVQYGLVQYGLVQYSLVQYGLVQYSLVQYHPAQYGLVQYGLVQYSPTQYGLVQYGLVQYGLVHYSLVQYSLVQYGLVQYGLVQYGLVQYGLVQYSLYGLVQYGLVLYDLAQYGLVQYGLVQYGPFQYGLVQHSLVLYHPARYGLYRLVLYGLVQYLPAQYALVHYGLVLYHLAQYDLVQYGLVQYGLVQYGLVQYCLVQYGLVQYGLVQYSLVQYSLVQYCPNQYGLVHYGLVQCLPAQYSLVHYGLVLYHLVQYGLILYPPAQYDLVQYGLVQHGLVQYCLVQYGLVQYGLVQYGPALYGLVHYSLVQYLPAQYGLVHYGLVLYHPAQYGLVQYGLVQYGLFQYGLVQNGLVQYGLVQYGLVQYGLVQYGLVQYGLVQYSPAQYSPAQYGLVQYHPAQYGLVQYGLVQYGLVQYGLVQYGLVQYGLVQYGLVQYGLVQYGLVQYSLVQYGLVQYGLVQYNLVQYGLVQYGLVQYGLVQYGLVQDGLVQYGLVQYDLVQYGLVLYNLVQYGLVQYGLVQYGLVQYGLVQDGLVQYGLVQYDLVQYGLVQYNLGLFQYGLVQYGLVQYGLVQSGLVQYGLVQYGLVLYGLVQDGLVQYGLVLYNLVQYGLVQYSPAQYGLVQYGLVQYSPAQYGLVQSGLVQYGLVQYSPAQYGLVQYGLVQYSPAQYGLVQYGLVQYGLVQYGLAQYGLVQYGLVQYGLVQYSPAQYGLVQYGLVQYGLVQYCPAQYGLVXYGLVQYGPAQYGLVQNGLVQYGLAQYGLVQCGLVQYGPAQYGLVQYGLVQYGLVQYGLAQYGLVQYGLVQYGLVQYSPAQYGLVQYGLVQYGLVQYSPAQYGLVQYGLVQYGLVQYGLAQYGLVQYGLVQYGLAQYGLVQYGLVQYGLAQYGLVQYGLVQYGLAQYGLVQYGLVQYGLVQYGLAQYGLVQYGLVQYGLVQYGLAQYGLVLVGGSDLISL; from the exons ATGGGTCCTCACAGTGGTTCATGCTTTTATCATTCCTCAGCAGCTCACACATCAGACCCTGAAAATCTGATCCGCAT AGCATGCTCAAGTGAACAGAGCACGCTCACAAGAACAGAGCATGCTCAAGTGAACAGAGCGCGCTCACAGGAACAGAGCACACTCACACCAAGTCTGGTCCAGTACGGTCCTGCTCAGTACGGTCTGGTCCAATACGGCCTGGTCCTGTTCCATTGGGCTCAGTACTGTCTGGTCCAGTACGGTCTTGTCCAGTACGGTCTGGTCCTGTACGGTCTGGTCCTGTACCATTCAGCCCAGTACAGTCTGGTTTAGTACGGTCGTGTCCTGTACGGTCTGGTTCAGTACGGTCTTGTCCCGTATGGTCTTGTCCAGTACGGTCTGGTCCTGTACCATCCGGCCCGGTACGGTCTGGTCCAGTACGGTCTGGTTCTGTACCATCCGGCTCAGTATGGTCTGGTCCAGTAGGGTCTGGTCCAGTATTCTCTGGTCCTGTACGGTCTGGTCCATTATTCTCTGGTTCAGTACGGTCTGGTCCAGTACGGTCTGGTCCAGTACAGTCTGGTTCAGAACAGTCTGGTTCAGTACGGTCCGGCTCAGTACGGTCTGGTCCACTATGGCCTGGTCCTGTACGGTCTGGTTCAGTACGGTCTGGTCCAGTACGGTCTTGTCCAGTATGGTCTGGTCCAGTACggtctggttcagtacagtCTGGTCCAGTACTGTCCGACTCAGTACAGTCTGGTCCAGTACGATCTGGTCCAGTACGGTCTG TCAGGCCAGTATCATCCGGCTCAGTACAGTCTGGTCCAGTACGGTCTGGTCCAGTACCTTCCGGCTCAGTATGCATTGGTCCACTATGGTCTGGTCCTGTACCATCTGGTCCAGTACGGTCTGATCCTGTACCCTCCGGCTCAGTACGATCTGGTACAGTACGGTCTGGTCCAGCACGGTCTGGTCCAGTACTGTCTGGTTCAGTATGGTCTGGTCCAGTATGGGCTGGTTCAGTATGGACTGGCTCAGTACGGTCTTGTCCACTACAGTCTGGTCCAGTACCTTCCGGCTCAGTATGGTCTGGTCCACTACGGTCTGGTCCAGTACGGTCTGTTCCAGTATGGTCTGGTTCAGTACGGTCTGGTCCACTACGGTCTGGTCCTGTACCATCCGGCTCAGTATGGTCTGGTCCAGTACGGTCTGGTCCAGTACGGTCTGTTCCAGTATGGTCTGGTTCAGTGCGCAATGGTCCAGTACGGTCTGGTTCAGTATGGTCTGGTTCAGTCCGGTCTGGTCCAGTACGGTCTGGTCCAGTACGGTCTGGTTCAGTACGGTCTGGTCCAGTACGGTCTGGTCCAGTACAGTCTGGTCCAGTATGGTCTGGTTCAGTATGGTCTGGTCCAGTACGGTCTGGTTCAGTACGGTCTGGTCCAGTACAGTCTGGTCCAGTACCATCCGGCTCAGTATGGTCTGGTCCAGTACGGTCTGGTCCAGTACAGTCCGACTCAGTATGGTCTGGTCCAGTATGGTCTGGTCCAGTATGGTCTGGTTCATTacagtctggttcagtacagtctggtccagtacggtctggtccagtacggtctggttcagtacggtctggtccagtatggtctggttcagtacagtCTGGTCCTGTACTGTCTGGTCCTGTACCATTCGGCCCAGTACAGTCTGGTTCAGTACGGTCTGGTCCTGTACGATCTGGCTCAGTACGGTCTGGTCCAGTATGGTCCGTTTCAGTACCGTCTGGTCCAGCACAGTCTGGTCCTGTACCATCCGGCCCGGTACGGTCTG TACCGTCTGGTCCTGTACGGTCTGGTCCAGTACTGTCTGGTTCAGTATGGTCTGGTCCAGTATGGGCTGGTTCAGTATGGACTGGCTCAGTACGGTCTTGTCCACTACAGTCTGGTCCAGTACCTTCCGGCTCAGTATGGTCTGGTCCACTACGGTCTGGTCCAGTACGGTCTGTTCCAGTATGGTCTGGTTCAGTACGGTCTGGTCCACTACGGTCTGGTCCTGTACCATCCGGCTCAGTATGGTCTGGTCCAGTACGGTCTGGTCCAGTACGGTCTGTTCCAGTATGGTCTGGTTCAGTGCGCAATGGTCCAGTACGGTCTGGTTCAGTATGGTCTGGTTCAGTCCGGTCTGGTCCAGTACGGTCTGGTCCAGTACGGTCTGGTTCAGTACGGTCTGGTCCAGTACGGTCTGGTCCAGTACAGTCTGGTCCAGTATGGTCTGGTTCAGTATGGTCTGGTCCAGTACGGTCTGGTTCAGTACGGTCTGGTCCAGTACAGTCTGGTCCAGTACCATCCGGCTCAGTATGGTCTGGTCCAGTACGGTCTGGTCCAGTACAGTCCGACTCAGTATGGTCTGGTCCAGTATGGTCTGGTCCAGTATGGTCTG tatggtctggttcagtacagtCTGGTCCTGTACTGTCTGGTCCTGTACCATTCGGCCCAGTACAGTCTGGTTCAGTACGGTCTGGTCCTGTACGATCTGGCTCAGTACGGTCTGGTCCAGTACGGTCTGGTCCTGTACCATCCGGCCCGGTATGGTCTGGTCCAGTATGGTCCGTTTCAGTACCGTCTGGTCCAGCACAGTCTGGTCCTGTACCATCCGGCCCGGTACGGTCTG TACCGTCTGGTCCTGTACGGTCTGGTCCAGTACCTTCCGGCTCAGTACGCATTGGTCCACTATGGTCTGGTCCTGTACCATCTGGCTCAGTACGATCTCGTACAGTACGGTCTGGTCCAGTACGGTCTGGTCCAGTACTGTCTGGTTCAGTACGGTCTTGTCCAGTACGGTCTGGTCCAGTacagtctggttcagtacagtCTGGTCCAGTACTGTCCGAATCAGTATGGTCTGGTCCACTACGGTCTGGTCCAGTGCCTTCCGGCTCAGTACTCATTGGTCCACTATGGTCTGGTCCTGTACCATCTGGTCCAGTACGGTCTGATCCTGTACCCTCCGGCTCAGTACGATCTGGTACAGTACGGTCTGGTCCAGCACGGTCTGGTCCAGTACTGTCTGGTTCAGTATGGTCTGGTCCAGTATGGGCTGGTTCAGTATGGACTGGCTCAGTACGGTCTTGTCCACTACAGTCTGGTCCAGTACCTTCCGGCTCAGTATGGTCTGGTCCACTATGGTCTGGTCCAGTACGGTCTGTTCCAGTATGGTCTGGTTCAGTACGGTCTGGTCCACTACGGTCTGGTCCTGTACCATCCGGCTCAGTATGGTCTGGTCCAGTACGGTCTTGTCCAGTACGGTCTGTTCCAGTATGGTCTGGTTCAGTGCGCATTGGTCCAGTACGGTCTGGTTCAGTATGGTCTGGTTCAGTCCGGTCTGGTCCAGTACGGTCTGGTCCAGTACGGTCTGGTTCAGTACGGTCTGGTCCAGTACGGTCTGGTCCAGTACAGTCTGGTCCAGTATGGTCTGGTTCAGTATGGTCTGGTCCAGTACAGTCTGGTTCAGTACGGTCTGGTCCAGTACAGTCTGGTCCAGTACCATCCGGCTCAGTATGGTCTGGTCCAGTACGGTCTGGTCCAGTACAGTCCGACTCAGTATGGTCTGGTCCAGTATGGTCTGGTCCAGTATGGTCTGGTTCATTacagtctggttcagtacagtctggtccagtacggtctggtccagtacggtctggttcagtacggtctggtccagtatggtctggttcagtacagtCTG TACGGTCTGGTCCAGTACGGTCTGGTCCTGTACGATCTGGCTCAGTACGGTCTGGTCCAGTACGGTCTGGTCCAGTATGGTCCGTTTCAGTATGGTCTGGTCCAGCACAGTCTGGTCCTGTACCATCCGGCCCGGTACGGTCTG TACCGTCTGGTCCTGTACGGTCTGGTCCAGTACCTTCCGGCTCAGTACGCATTGGTCCACTATGGTCTGGTCCTGTACCATCTGGCTCAGTACGATCTCGTACAGTACGGTCTGGTCCAGTACGGTCTGGTCCAGTACGGTCTGGTCCAGTACTGTCTGGTTCAGTACGGTCTTGTCCAGTACGGTCTGGTCCAGTacagtctggttcagtacagtCTGGTCCAGTACTGTCCGAATCAGTATGGTCTGGTCCACTACGGTCTGGTCCAGTGCCTTCCGGCTCAGTACTCATTGGTCCACTATGGTCTGGTCCTGTACCATCTGGTCCAGTACGGTCTGATCCTGTACCCTCCGGCTCAGTACGATCTGGTACAGTACGGTCTGGTCCAGCACGGTCTGGTCCAGTACTGTCTGGTTCAGTATGGTCTGGTCCAGTATGGTCTGGTTCAGTATGGACCGGCTCTGTACGGTCTTGTCCACTACAGTCTGGTCCAGTACCTTCCGGCTCAGTATGGTCTGGTCCACTACGGTCTGGTCCTGTACCATCCGGCTCAGTATGGTCTGGTCCAGTACGGTCTGGTCCAGTACGGTCTGTTCCAGTATGGTCTGGTTCAGAACGGTCTGGTCCAGTACGGTCTGGTCCAGTATGGTCTGGTCCAGTACGGTCTGGTCCAGTACGGTCTGGTCCAGTATGGTCTGGTCCAGTACAGTCCGGCTCAGTACAGTCCGGCTCAGTACGGTCTGGTCCAGTACCATCCGGCTCAGTATGGTCTGGTCCAGTACGGTCTGGTCCAGTATGGTCTGGTTCAGTATGGTCTGGTTCAGTACGGTCTGGTCCAGTACGGTCTGGTCCAGTACGGTCTGGTTCAGTATGGTCTGGTCCAGTACGGTCTGGTCCAGTACAGTCTGGTCCAGTATGGTCTGGTTCAGTATGGTCTGGTCCAGTACAATCTGGTACAGTACGGTCTGGTCCAGTACGGTCTGGTCCAGTACGGTCTGGTTCAGTATGGTCTGGTGCAGGATGGTCTGGTTCAGTACGGTCTGGTCCAGTACGATCTGGTTCAGTACGGTCTGGTCCTGTACAATCTGGTACAGTACGGTCTGGTCCAGTACGGTCTGGTCCAGTACGGTCTGGTTCAGTATGGTCTGGTGCAGGATGGTCTGGTTCAGTACGGTCTGGTCCAGTACGATCTGGTTCAGTATGGTCTGGTCCAGTACAATCTG GGTCTGTTTCAGTATGGTCTGGTTCAGTACGGTCTGGTTCAGTACGGTCTGGTTCAGTCTGGTCTGGTCCAGTACGGTCTGGTCCAGTACGGTCTGGTTCTGTATGGTCTGGTGCAGGATGGTCTGGTTCAGTACGGTCTGGTCCTGTACAATCTGGTTCAGTACGGTCTGGTCCAGTACAGTCCGGCTCAGTACGGTCTGGTCCAGTACGGTCTGGTCCAGTACAGTCCGGCTCAGTACGGTCTGGTCCAGTCCGGTCTGGTCCAGTACGGTCTGGTCCAGTACAGTCCGGCTCAGTACGGTCTGGTTCAGTACGGTCTGGTCCAGTACAGTCCGGCTCAGTACGGTCTGGTCCAGTACGGTCTGGTCCAGTACGGTCTGGTCCAGTATGGTCTGGCTCAGTACGGTCTGGTCCAGTACGGTCTGGTCCAGTATGGTCTGGTCCAGTACAGTCCGGCTCAGTACGGTCTGGTCCAGTATGGTCTGGTCCAGTACGGTCTGGTCCAGTACTGTCCGGCTCAGTACGGTCTGGTCTAGTATGGTCTGGTTCAGTACGGTCCGGCTCAGTACGGTCTGGTCCAAAATGGTCTGGTCCAGTACGGTCTGGCTCAGTATGGTCTGGTCCAGTGCGGTCTGGTCCAGTACGGTCCGGCTCAGTACGGTCTGGTCCAGTATGGTCTGGTTCAGTATGGTCTGGTCCAGTACGGTCTGGCTCAGTACGGTCTGGTCCAGTACGGGCTGGTCCAGTACGGTCTGGTCCAGTACAGTCCAGCTCAGTACGGTCTGGTCCAGTACGGGCTGGTCCAGTACGGTCTGGTCCAGTACAGTCCAGCTCAGTACGGTCTGGTCCAGTACGGTCTGGTCCAGTACGGTCTGGTCCAGTACGGTCTGGCTCAGTACGGTCTGGTCCAGTATGGTCTGGTCCAGTACGGTCTGGCTCAGTACGGTCTGGTCCAGTACGGTCTGGTCCAGTACGGTCTGGCTCAGTACGGTCTGGTCCAGTATGGTCTGGTCCAGTACGGTCTGGCTCAGTACGGTCTGGTCCAGTATGGTCTGGTCCAGTATGGTCTGGTCCAGTACGGTCTGGCTCAGTACGGTCTGGTCCAGTATGGTCTGGTCCAGTATGGTCTGGTCCAGTACGGTCTGGCTCAGTACGGTCTGGTCTTAGTAGGTGGATCAGACCTGATCTCACTGTGA